CTATGCTTTGAATAAAACCTGTTATGTTTTGACTTTGCGAAAAGCTATGGGTATGCCCCCCGCTTGGTGAAGTAATTACGTTTGTGACAAATTGATGGCTATCGCCTACCGTTTCAACCTCTCTAGGATCACTCGTTCCTCTTGTAAACACATGAATAAGATTAGGAACACGTTGCCCAAAGAGGGGACTGTCTTTAAAGGCAACTATCTGACCATTACAAATTAAAAACCCTGGAGGAACTCTTTCCGCATGGGGACCCCACCAGTCAAGAATCGTCCCGATTAAGGCGAGATGTCTGATTGGTGAAAAAGTTTCACCCGGTGTAAGCAGTTTAGGGGGTAAAGAAACAGGAGCAGGTTTGTAATGAGTTTGACTAAGGTCAGAGAAACTTGTTCCTGCTTCTACGGAACTTGGTGAAGAGCCTTGACAGTCTTCATCTTTTCCACTCCTTTCTTCTTGTGCTCTTTGAAGTTTTCTATCCGAAACGGTTATTTGTGGGAGAGGAGTTTGAACAGGAGAAGAGAAATCAAAACGTACAGAAGAAGCTGCATCATATGGTTTTCTTGTTGGAGGAGCATGGGTTGGAAGAGGAGGCCTGGTTAAACTTCCAACGGCTGAAAAATTTTGATTTTCTTCGTATCTATTCGTAACTTTAGCGGCAGGGGCTGGGCATAAATCTTTTTTGTCAGCAGCTTCTGCCGTTATTACTAAAAAAATAAAATTAATGCTCAAAAAAGATTTGAGGGCAAACTTTTTTCGAAACTTTCTCCATTGATTCATAACACTACACCTCTCTACATTAACAATCAGGACTTTTTGGGTTAATCTCGAACGGAATCATAAACAGCCTTTCCTTCACTTGATTCTCATAATTTTTAGAACATTGACGTAAGGGGGTGAAATATCAACAGTGGCTGTTATCGTGTGCGTGTGAGCGCCTCCACTATCTGTTCCAGGTAAACTGTGTCGATGGTTCACTCCCTTTCCTTTTCTATGAGAAACGGAAGATCCGCTTTCTTGAGAATGGGTCCAGCTTCCATGGTTATGAGAAGCCGCCTCACTTTTTTCATGCATATAGATATCCTGAGCCGTTGTGGCCCTCGAGATCAAATCGGTCATTCCTCGGTTGTCGCTGAACTGGTGCCTGTGGGCTCCATTCTCTGAAGTTGTTAAAGAAACAACAGCTTTAGAATGTCCTCCTTGATGACCTACTTCTTGAGGATCAATCGTTCCTCGGGTAAAACCATGGTTTAAATTAGGCAGATATTGACCAAAAAGAGGGCTTTCTCGATCAAGAACTTTTTGTCCATTACAAAGCTCAAAGCAAGCTGGCATACTGCTGATATTGGTGCTCCACCAATCCAGAACCGAACCAATCGGCAGACCAAAATCACCCAACGATGAAAAGATATCTTCTTCACCGGAAGAGGAAGAAGCAGGAGCAAACGGTTCCTCAATAGGAAAAACAGAGGCACTCTCCTTGTTATGTTTATTATTAATCGCCTCTGTCGTTGAGGTGTCACCAAAAGGAGGTTGTTGACCAGGTTGTGGCAAAATCCCTCCAATATAAACCTTCCCTGAGATAGCTTTTAAGGTAATGGTGTTCTTACCACCGGTACTTGCAGGAGCCTTGGGGAAAACAAAGGCAGAACTTCTATTAGGATCAGATCGCCCAGTGTTTATATAATAACCAGAAACGATACCTAATGTAGTAGAGCTGGTAGCTGTAGAAGCCTTACTCAAAGCATCTTCCAATCTTCTGTAAGGAGCAAAAATATCACCGGTACCATCTGTAACACCATCCGCATGTTTTGCCAGAACACAAAAGTAATCCGAATCAACATAAGTTAAAGGTTTACTATCATGAAAAATTTTTTTGATGGAGTCTACTAATCTAGTGTTAGTAAAACCCGTACTTATATCTACCCCATTATCTGTCGGCGTGGCTGGAGACGTAAAACTCGAGCTAATGCCGATTATCATATGTGTTCCTATCAAGTAAACAGGGGAGCCAGTACCCGTACCTCGAGAGGTATTAATGATGCTATAAATCGCATCGCTTCCTCCTGTTGGAGATGTATTCCTCTGATCAACCTGAGCAGAGTTCGTTTGTTGGATTAAGTACCTAGCTGAAGGATCACTAATTTGGCCATGCCCTGTTGTTCTAACATAAGGAACGAGACCAAAAAGAATATCTGGAGTGGTACTAGGAGCTCTCCAATTCGCTATAGGGCGAAAAGAAAATTTTTGATTCTGAAAAATACTTTCGCCAAACATATTTGGTTTAACCCTAAAGACAGACCAATCGTCACCATCTAGAGGAGTAACATGCTCGTCCCACACCAGACCCTGAAGGTCAATTTCATATGCATCTTTACTATCAATATCAATAATGTTTACATAATCGTTTTCATCAATATTGACTTCAAAGTAAAATTTCTGTTCATATAAGTTTGGAATATTATTAAAAATTCTACCGGCTGTTAAGATGCATCCGCTTGAAATTAGCGAACCTGTTCCAATAATATCATAGAAAAATATTCCCGGATCTATCTCATCCGCTTTTAGTATTCGACCAACCCTGGGGTCGTTAGAAAGGACGCGTGTATCTGGCTTTATAGGGTCTCTAAAGGCCTGTGGGTATTTCCTCGCGTATTTCCGTAAACGCTTTTCATGAATAGCTACATCAACTTTCTTTTCTTCTTGCTGAATATTACTTGTAGACATTGTATCAGAAACAGCAAGTGATGGAGGGTTAATCGGTGGCAAATGAGAACCGATATGAAATGATGGCGCACCTATATACACTTTTCCCGCCAAAGCTTTCAAAGCAAGTTTTTTACCAAGCGGGAACGTTATCCCCCCACCTGCATAATATCCAGCTGTAATCCCTAGCGTATCGCCGCTTGTTGCTCCATCACGAGCATCCTCCAAGCTTCTATACGGATTAAATAATCCACCAGGGGAATTATCACCCGTAACATCTGTAGGACTAACAGCAAAATAATCACTGTCAACATATCTGACCTGTACACTGGTTGGAGGTGCCAGATCACCAGGCTTATAAAATGGAACACGCTTAAGAGCATCAATTATTTGTGAATTATTAAATCCTGAAGCATCATTATTATCATTAAAAGACTGACCTGGTATGTACGAAGCAGTATGAATTCCGATCGCCATATGTGTCCCCATAAGGTACATAGGGGAACCGGAGTTCCCTGCTGTGGCAGAAATTTGATGGTAGATAATATCAGAATCAGCAACATCTGACACTTGCCCTCCTCCAGGTTGTGGAGGGTTAGGAACTGGTTTCTTCTTACCAAGAATAGTACCAGAAGCTGTTTGTTGTGTTAAATTTTTCGAATTTTGTTGGTTAGGAAATACCCTATTGTCAGGAACTCTACCATATCCTGTTATTCGACTGAGAGGATAGGGACGATCACTAGTCGAAAACCTGCTGAAAATGTTATCACCTTTTGTTATGCGAAAAAAACTTTTTTGTCTTTCAAATATGGGCTGCTTACTACTATCTTGTTTAAGTAGAAAACAGCCCCAGTCATTTCCCCTATAACCATATTGGTAAGTTTGTGGATTATTTTTTGAACCAGCTACAATGCTCTTTAGATCAACTTGATATGTGTCTTTCTCTGGAGAAGGCCACAGGGTCCCATTGCTCTGGGAAGTACGCACATTAAGCTCAACTGTTAGATCCATGGGGTTATATTGTATTAAAGTATGTCCCGCACCTATACAGCATCCAACTGATGCGAGCCAAACTGTTGCTTCAAAGCCTGGATAAAGATTATATTTAATACGGACTACTTTAGGATCATTAGAAGGCACACGATCATCTCCATCATTATAAATAGTTTTGATGGGTTGCTCATATTTATTAACGGAAAGAGGGAAAGCTTCTCCCCCAGAAGCTTCCTTCATTTCCGCAGCCTGAGGTGAAATTGAAAGTTTGGAGCTTTCTGTGCCTGACGAGTATGCAAATCCTACTGGGAAGAGGAAAATCAACGTAATAAGAAGTTTTGGACAATAAATTTGCTCATTGTTTTTGCTCATTAAGAATGCATCATCTTATTACGTAAAACCTGATGCTAACACTATGAGGTCAGACCATTTCTTTTGAATAGTTTATTTTTAAGAATATTTCTCCTTGAAGTTGAAAAAAGAGATAAAGATGGGGTGTTTTTGGTAAAATGGCCGATTTTTTTTATTTCATCAATTCTGATGATAAAGGAAGAAAAAATTTAAAATTTCTTCTTTAAGAAATAACTTAAAAGTAATAGCCTATGCAATAAGTGTTATCTTCGGAAACTTAAAAATGAAAAAAACAATTGCCTATACAATAGTGTTTTTTGTTAATGCCGGGATGGCGTCGTTTGCGAGTTGCTTTCTTGAAAGTCGCGTAGATGTGAGTCCTTGCCCTAAAATCTCAAAAACCATGGGAATGGAGCAAGTAGACTCAAGCTTTAAAAAGCTTCCCTCGAAAAGTTTTGCTTGGTTTGGACTTAAAGCATTAACAGTGGCTTTAACTAGCCAAGATGTAGTTACTCCTGCTGCAGCTTTTTATAGCTTCCAAGGAGAAGAAGGGATTGGACAAGACTTAGCTAATCATTTCTCGAACAATTCAATCAACGCAAGGTACTTTCCTGCACTTATTCAGTTTTCTAATTATGATTACAGTGTTGGTCAACATAGTCTTCGCTTCTATAAAAACAAAGGGATTTATGTAACCTTACGAGAGGATATTCCTTTTTCATTACAGTTTGAAGGTGTTTGCTACTACAAAAAACGAGATTTATACTTTGATATGGATTGTTGTGAGGGTACTGACTGTTCTGTGGCTGCTAATAAATATGTTAATTTTTTAAAGCCAATACACGACCCTATTCCAGGAGTTACACTGATTGAAGTCAACACCCAATTTGTTTCTCCTTATGAGGGTAGTGGTAAATGTAGTCTAACTGATAGAGTTAGATTCTTCTTGGAACTTATTGAAAGGAAAAGTGATGGTGAGATTGGTAAAGATCTTTCTGCTAAACACATAAAGCCAATAGCGATTAAAACGCCCAATTCTTTTTATACGATTTCCTCAGAACTTCTCCCGTGGTTTAAGTCGGACACCCAGATAATTGATACGATTGGTCAAAGTAGCGTTCCGTCACTTCCTTCTTATGCTTTTCAGGGGACGGAGGAAGTAGGACAAAATCTAGCTAATTATTTCTCGGCTGATCGCCATCATATGGATTTTGAAAAGATTATCCAACTTTCAAATAAAGAGCACCATTTCGGTCAGTACAGTCTGCAGCTTTACAAAGAAAAACCTATTTATGTTAGCTTACCCGAAGATGTTCTATCTTTTGAAAATGACAATTCATGCTACTACAACACGCGAAACTTATATCACGACCTAACATGTTGTGAAGGAGGCAATTGTGAGGGAATGACTTATAAAAATGTCAAGTTTCTGAAACCAATAGACAAAAAAGACGAAAGAGGACGAGACATTGTATTGATTGAAGTGAACATAGGATTTTTTAAAAGGTATGAAGGAGGAAGTAAATGCAGCCTGGCCAATAAAGTTAGGTTCTTTTTAAAATTCAAAAAATTGTAGAGGAATCAGGGCCCCTCATGAAATAAGCTTTGACTCAGAGAAGGATTTTAAAAACTACTCAAATCCTTCGTTACAAAAAAACAAAATTTGATCCCATAATCTTTCTTATGGAAACCGGAGGCAGAAAAGAGGAAACATTTTCCTATCCTCTGGTTAAACTTATACTCTCAAAAAGCTATTCCTTGAAAAGAGGCCATCATGGATAAATATACAGAATGAGTTATAAACCCTTGCTGTATAGATCGTATTATGGCACGATTTGAGCTATAAAACTTATGATGTCACTCATTATGTGGAATTGGCAACAAGCGAATTGGCCCCGTTTTTCTTATGATGAAAAACTCTTACATGCTTTAGAGGAAGAATTTATCCATCAAGCTGGCTATATGAAAGGTTGCATAAAGCACCTTCCAGAAAAAGATAAAGTGATCTTAACAGTTGACCTGATGAGCCAAGAAGCTTTGAAGACTTCAGAAATTGAGGGAGACTTTCTTAATCGTGAAAGTATACAGTCTTCTATCCGACATAATTTTGGTCTTGAAACCGATAACCGCAAAATTCCTCCCTCTGAACAAGGTATCGCCAAAATGTTAGTTGATTCCTATACAACGTTTGCTGAGCCTCTTACCCATCAAAAATTATTTGATTGGCACACCCTTTTAACAAATGGCCGTCAAGATTTATTAACGATAGGAGCATATAGAACTCACTTAGAACCTATGCAAGTAGTTTCAGTGGCACTTCATAAACCTAAAATATATTTTGAAGCCCCTCCTTCTCAGAAGATTCCTCAAGAAATGGATCAATTTATTTACTGGTTTAATAAATCTTCTACAGAAGTCTCTCCTTTACGTCCTTTAATTCGCGCTGCAATAGCTCATCTTTACTTTGTTTGCATTCATCCTTTTGAAGATGGAAATGGACGGATAGGACGTACCATCGCAGAAAAAACTCTTTCTCAATCTATTAGAAACCCTATCTTAATTGCCTTATCTCATACCATTCAACAAAGGAAGAAGGAGTACTATGATGCTTTGGAGCGAGCAAACCAAAAGTTGGAAATAACGGATTGGCTTTTATACTTCTCGAACACAATTCTCCAGGCTCAGCTTCATACCCAAACACACCTTGATTTTATCCTTAAAAAAGCAAAAATCCTTGATAAGGTACGAAGCCAATTAAACCCCAGACAAGAAAAGGTTATTATTCGACTGTTTAGAGAAGGTGCGTATTCCGGCGAATTCGAACGGCAATTCTGGTTTTATCCGAATGGCCGTTCCGGTTTAATTCGAACGGTGAATCCGGTTTTATCCGAACGCGGATTCTGGTTTAATTCGAATACGAATCAAAGAGAAGCGAACTCTCCGATTTTATCTCATTTTTTCACCCCTTCATTGTTTGTGATTTCCGTTGTGTCATGCAAAGGACCCTCGATGTTTTTTTGTTTGGTGTTTTCCTGATCCTTTTCTTTACTCCTCACTTTTCTCATAGATTCCCCTTTAATTTCAAGCCTATAAGAATTATGAACCAACCTATCGAGGATAGCATCCGCTAACGTCTCATTTCCTATGGTTTCGTGCCAGAGTTTGACAGGAATCTGACTGGTGACAATCGTAGAGCGTTTATCATGTCGGTCATCCAAAACCTCCAATAAGTCACGGCGTTGCTCATCTGTCAGAATAGACAATCCAAAATCATCTAAAATTAAAACCTCCGTTTTAGCAAGTTCACTCATTCTTTTTCCATAACTCCCATCCCCCTTTCCAAGCTGCAATTCGCTAAGCAAGCGACTGAGGCGGCAGTAATGAACTTTATAACCTTGAAGGCAAGCCTTGTGGGCCAGAGCACAAGCCAAGAATGTTTTCCCCGTGCCACACGGCCCAACAATCAAAATATTATGATGAGAAGCAACCCATTGGCATTGAGAAAGTGTGGCCAACAAAGATTTGTCTAGGTTACGCTGACATGAATGGTCAATATCTTCAAGGCAGGCCGTCTGCTGTAGTTTGGCACTGCGCAAGCGTGCCTGTAATTGCCTGTTTT
This Candidatus Finniella inopinata DNA region includes the following protein-coding sequences:
- the istB gene encoding IS21-like element helper ATPase IstB, whose translation is MLLNPIVYNLQKLRLHSMAKAFKEQLEQPTITQLSFEERLGLLVDTEVIARENRQLQARLRSAKLQQTACLEDIDHSCQRNLDKSLLATLSQCQWVASHHNILIVGPCGTGKTFLACALAHKACLQGYKVHYCRLSRLLSELQLGKGDGSYGKRMSELAKTEVLILDDFGLSILTDEQRRDLLEVLDDRHDKRSTIVTSQIPVKLWHETIGNETLADAILDRLVHNSYRLEIKGESMRKVRSKEKDQENTKQKNIEGPLHDTTEITNNEGVKK
- a CDS encoding Fic family protein: MMSLIMWNWQQANWPRFSYDEKLLHALEEEFIHQAGYMKGCIKHLPEKDKVILTVDLMSQEALKTSEIEGDFLNRESIQSSIRHNFGLETDNRKIPPSEQGIAKMLVDSYTTFAEPLTHQKLFDWHTLLTNGRQDLLTIGAYRTHLEPMQVVSVALHKPKIYFEAPPSQKIPQEMDQFIYWFNKSSTEVSPLRPLIRAAIAHLYFVCIHPFEDGNGRIGRTIAEKTLSQSIRNPILIALSHTIQQRKKEYYDALERANQKLEITDWLLYFSNTILQAQLHTQTHLDFILKKAKILDKVRSQLNPRQEKVIIRLFREGAYSGEFERQFWFYPNGRSGLIRTVNPVLSERGFWFNSNTNQREANSPILSHFFTPSLFVISVVSCKGPSMFFCLVFS